A single window of Fibrobacter sp. DNA harbors:
- a CDS encoding DUF6261 family protein codes for MKNVNAINFNRITNDGFIGFHNNVATAAASINLKDVRTQLDAYKATIGKFSDYTTSVAEAAAKKGASEQDSKRTVAFRNFRGTVKVLTGSLDQQRSALAKEIWEYVKGYGNAGSVDQKSLTGIIESVIANVQAVIGKEEYAGALAGSELELALNALKEVQGAFAEANQTRAEERRIREETTSKNLRNDCISAFRQLINFAQYNAATKGDESCMAFIDKVNVFIANSRSLYKARAKARAKAREGATPEPRDAAALALPVNAAAGVAEGRINAA; via the coding sequence ATGAAAAACGTTAACGCAATCAACTTCAACCGCATCACCAACGACGGCTTCATCGGTTTCCACAACAACGTGGCAACGGCAGCCGCATCCATCAACCTCAAGGATGTCCGTACCCAGCTGGACGCATACAAGGCAACCATCGGCAAGTTCTCCGACTACACCACCAGTGTGGCGGAGGCCGCGGCAAAGAAGGGCGCATCGGAACAGGATTCCAAGCGCACCGTCGCATTCCGCAATTTCCGTGGAACGGTAAAGGTGCTCACAGGCTCCCTGGACCAGCAGCGTTCCGCCCTGGCCAAGGAAATCTGGGAATACGTAAAGGGCTACGGCAATGCAGGTTCCGTTGACCAGAAGAGCCTCACCGGTATCATCGAATCGGTCATTGCTAACGTCCAGGCGGTTATTGGCAAGGAAGAATATGCCGGGGCCCTGGCCGGGAGCGAACTGGAGCTTGCCCTCAACGCCCTGAAGGAGGTGCAAGGCGCATTCGCCGAAGCCAACCAGACCCGCGCCGAGGAACGCCGCATCCGCGAGGAGACCACCAGCAAGAATCTCCGCAACGATTGCATCAGCGCCTTCCGCCAGCTGATTAACTTCGCGCAGTACAACGCGGCCACCAAGGGTGACGAAAGTTGCATGGCCTTCATCGACAAGGTGAACGTATTCATCGCCAACAGCCGTTCCCTCTACAAGGCTCGCGCAAAGGCCCGTGCAAAGGCTCGCGAAGGAGCCACCCCGGAACCCCGTGACGCTGCCGCCCTCGCACTCCCGGTGAACGCCGCCGCAGGCGTTGCCGAAGGGAGGATTAATGCCGCATAG
- a CDS encoding nucleotidyltransferase domain-containing protein: protein MEKSAETSFEEILHQLEQAGALRRLILVGSWCLLVYKHIYNDAPEIPALRTTDLDFLIREPKVNIPRIDVPSILENLGFTALNDIGSGLTKYERDDLEIEFLIAQMRGGDSVVKVPHLTVSAQMLRYMEIANGYSKPVNYKGITLSVPEISAFVLHKILIQPLRNNEAKKEKDAATINSLCELLAGQENLRTRTVEIFEKFPKTWRNKILSESKEKYPDMVRILGV from the coding sequence TTGGAAAAGTCAGCAGAAACTAGTTTTGAAGAAATTCTCCACCAGCTAGAACAAGCCGGTGCATTACGAAGACTCATCCTTGTCGGTAGCTGGTGCCTACTGGTGTACAAACACATCTACAACGACGCGCCTGAAATCCCAGCGCTAAGAACAACCGACCTGGATTTTCTCATCAGGGAGCCGAAGGTCAATATTCCACGAATCGATGTTCCTAGCATTTTGGAAAATCTCGGTTTCACGGCTCTTAATGACATAGGATCTGGTCTAACAAAGTATGAACGAGATGATTTGGAAATAGAATTTCTGATAGCCCAAATGAGGGGTGGCGACAGCGTTGTCAAAGTCCCCCATTTGACCGTTTCTGCACAAATGCTGCGCTACATGGAAATCGCAAACGGTTATTCCAAGCCAGTCAACTACAAAGGGATTACTTTGAGTGTTCCAGAGATTTCGGCATTCGTTTTACACAAAATCCTAATCCAGCCTTTAAGAAATAACGAAGCCAAGAAAGAAAAAGACGCAGCAACAATCAACTCCCTGTGCGAATTACTAGCTGGCCAAGAAAATCTGCGGACAAGAACTGTAGAGATATTTGAAAAGTTCCCCAAAACCTGGAGAAACAAGATCCTTTCCGAATCAAAAGAAAAGTACCCCGACATGGTCAGGATACTTGGAGTTTGA
- a CDS encoding ATP-grasp domain-containing protein: protein MTLEDVMGIYERENCYGVIVQFGGQTPLNLAMRLKKAGANVVGTSPEDIDLAEDRDFFKQLVDKVGIKQAASGIAHNVEEALAIVEKIGYPVLVRPSFVLGGRGMVIVYKEKYLRKFVEEAAAIGEGKPILIDRFLEDATELDVDCISDGKTTVVGAIMEHVEPAGIHSGDSASVIPPMTLSKDLQEKVRGYAKEFAKELHVVGLMNMQLAVKDGELYMIEVNPRASRTVPFVSKSIGVPLASYASRCMLGETLEEIGFTEEVHVPYVSVKEAVFPFVKFPGVDVTLSPEMKSTGEVMSLDRDRGLAYLKSQLASGNRIPGQGNIFVSLKDEDKARAVPLIRQLVELGYGLYATRGTSTMLYNEGIKTRAVFRISRGRPNLLDLIHDKEVQWIVNTSETGAEAMVDEIQMRSKAVVSGVPITTTIAALTSTVEGLMDKHDYGRFEVCSLQEYHRHIVK from the coding sequence CTGACCCTCGAAGATGTGATGGGCATCTACGAACGCGAAAACTGCTACGGCGTTATCGTGCAGTTCGGTGGCCAGACTCCGCTTAACTTGGCAATGCGCCTCAAGAAGGCCGGCGCCAATGTGGTGGGTACAAGCCCAGAGGATATCGACCTTGCCGAAGACCGCGACTTCTTCAAGCAGCTGGTTGACAAGGTGGGCATCAAGCAGGCCGCTTCCGGCATCGCTCACAACGTGGAAGAAGCTCTCGCCATTGTCGAAAAGATCGGCTACCCCGTTCTCGTGCGCCCCAGCTTCGTGCTGGGCGGCCGCGGCATGGTGATCGTCTATAAGGAAAAGTACCTCCGCAAGTTTGTGGAAGAAGCCGCAGCCATCGGCGAAGGCAAGCCCATCCTTATCGACCGCTTCCTGGAAGACGCAACCGAACTTGACGTGGACTGCATCAGCGACGGCAAGACCACCGTGGTGGGCGCCATCATGGAACACGTGGAACCCGCAGGCATCCACTCCGGCGACTCCGCAAGCGTCATCCCGCCCATGACCCTCAGCAAGGACCTGCAGGAAAAGGTCCGCGGCTACGCCAAGGAATTCGCAAAGGAACTCCATGTGGTGGGCCTCATGAACATGCAGCTCGCCGTCAAGGATGGCGAACTCTACATGATCGAAGTGAACCCCCGCGCCTCCCGCACCGTGCCCTTCGTTTCCAAGTCCATCGGCGTGCCTCTGGCAAGCTACGCAAGCCGCTGCATGCTGGGCGAAACCCTCGAAGAAATCGGCTTCACCGAAGAAGTCCATGTTCCGTACGTGAGCGTGAAGGAAGCCGTGTTCCCCTTCGTGAAGTTCCCGGGCGTTGACGTGACCCTCTCCCCGGAAATGAAGTCCACCGGCGAAGTCATGAGCCTGGATCGCGACCGCGGCCTTGCCTACCTCAAGAGCCAGCTGGCCTCCGGCAACCGCATCCCGGGCCAGGGCAACATCTTCGTCTCCCTCAAGGACGAGGACAAGGCCCGCGCAGTGCCCCTGATCCGTCAGCTGGTGGAACTGGGCTACGGCCTCTACGCCACCCGCGGCACCTCCACCATGCTCTACAACGAAGGCATCAAGACCCGCGCCGTGTTCCGCATTTCCCGTGGCCGCCCGAACCTGCTGGACCTCATCCACGACAAGGAAGTCCAGTGGATCGTGAACACCAGCGAGACCGGCGCCGAAGCCATGGTCGATGAAATCCAGATGCGCAGCAAGGCTGTGGTCAGCGGCGTGCCTATCACCACCACCATCGCCGCCCTCACCTCCACCGTCGAAGGCCTCATGGACAAGCACGACTACGGTAGATTCGAGGTTTGCTCGCTGCAGGAATATCATAGACATATCGTCAAATAG